Proteins found in one Candidatus Cloacimonadota bacterium genomic segment:
- a CDS encoding 4Fe-4S binding protein — MRYIITSECVNCGECLDICPVSAIIEGEDQLYITEACVCCGKCVEICPVEAIRINNQK; from the coding sequence ATGAGATACATCATCACTTCAGAATGTGTTAATTGCGGTGAGTGTTTGGACATCTGTCCAGTCTCCGCCATAATTGAAGGAGAAGACCAATTATATATCACAGAGGCCTGCGTCTGCTGTGGTAAATGTGTGGAAATCTGTCCGGTTGAAGCAATCCGTATAAATAACCAGAAATAA
- the frr gene encoding ribosome recycling factor, with amino-acid sequence MDKVIKPLEDKMNKAIETMAHNFLKLRTGRASVSILDDIKINYYGELTPIKQLCSISTPEPRLIVVQPWDKTTLTDIEKAILAANLGITPENDGKVVRLPFQPLTEEKRKDIVKQIKKIAEDSKIAIRNIRREGNDIAKQMEKDKQISEDELKKLQDDIQELTDKWIEKISDAAKNKETEVMSV; translated from the coding sequence ATGGATAAAGTTATAAAACCTTTAGAAGATAAGATGAATAAAGCTATTGAAACAATGGCTCATAACTTCCTGAAGTTACGAACAGGAAGGGCTAGTGTATCAATATTGGATGATATTAAGATCAATTATTATGGTGAGTTAACCCCAATAAAACAGTTATGTAGCATCTCTACACCAGAACCTCGTTTAATAGTAGTACAACCTTGGGATAAAACTACTCTAACAGATATCGAAAAAGCTATTTTGGCCGCTAATTTGGGTATTACTCCTGAGAATGATGGAAAAGTTGTTAGACTTCCCTTCCAACCTTTGACAGAAGAAAAAAGAAAAGATATCGTTAAACAGATAAAAAAGATAGCTGAGGATAGCAAAATTGCTATAAGAAACATCAGAAGAGAAGGCAATGATATTGCTAAACAGATGGAGAAAGATAAGCAGATATCGGAAGATGAGTTAAAAAAACTACAGGACGATATTCAAGAACTAACTGACAAGTGGATAGAAAAGATATCTGATGCAGCTAAAAACAAAGAAACTGAAGTAATGTCAGTATAA
- the pyrH gene encoding UMP kinase — protein MSDFFKPEKIQRIIIKISGEFLAGSKEIGYDNAILEQITDDLIALKKLGLSIGIVLGGGNFFRGGKEEDKGFDRITGDNVGMLVTVQNSLILADYLNRKNYHCEVFSALEMDKICSFYTPYNVENALSSGKICFLAGGTGNPYFTTDTAAVLRAIELNANLVVKGTKVDGVYSSDPMIDKDAEYYSEISYDEIIAKRLNVMDMTAFSLARDYHIPMKIFNITKPGNLKNAILHKNVGTFIY, from the coding sequence ATGTCTGATTTCTTTAAACCCGAAAAAATTCAAAGAATTATTATTAAGATCAGTGGTGAATTCTTAGCCGGCAGCAAGGAAATCGGTTATGATAATGCTATTCTTGAGCAAATTACTGATGATTTAATTGCATTGAAGAAATTGGGTTTGAGTATTGGTATTGTTCTTGGTGGCGGTAATTTCTTTCGTGGTGGTAAAGAAGAAGATAAAGGATTTGATCGAATAACAGGTGATAATGTCGGCATGTTAGTAACAGTCCAGAACAGTCTTATACTTGCCGATTACCTGAATCGTAAGAACTATCATTGTGAGGTCTTTTCTGCTTTGGAAATGGATAAAATTTGTTCTTTTTATACTCCATACAATGTAGAAAATGCTCTCAGTTCGGGAAAGATATGTTTTTTAGCAGGTGGCACAGGTAATCCATACTTTACTACTGATACTGCTGCAGTATTGAGAGCTATTGAACTGAATGCTAATCTAGTTGTTAAAGGAACAAAAGTTGATGGCGTCTATAGTTCAGATCCAATGATTGATAAAGATGCCGAATACTATTCAGAGATTAGCTATGATGAGATTATAGCTAAACGGTTAAATGTTATGGATATGACTGCTTTTTCACTTGCTAGAGATTATCATATCCCGATGAAGATTTTTAACATTACCAAACCTGGAAATCTAAAGAATGCCATCCTTCATAAAAATGTAGGCACTTTTATTTATTGA
- the tsf gene encoding translation elongation factor Ts encodes MEITAQMVKELREKTGVGMMDCKKALQATDGNMEEAIKYLREKGISKAATKSDREAKEGRIYAYIHFNNKIGVLVEVNCETDFVARTQDFEDLCKHIAMHIAAAAPIAVSEADIDPQIISQEKEIYYNKAINDGKPENIAVKIADGQVQKYLKQNCLLFQEDYREADRTIQDVINESIAKMGENIQIARFARYSLGE; translated from the coding sequence ATGGAAATCACAGCTCAAATGGTCAAAGAGCTACGAGAAAAAACCGGAGTAGGCATGATGGACTGCAAAAAGGCCTTGCAAGCTACTGACGGTAATATGGAAGAAGCAATCAAATATCTGCGTGAGAAAGGTATTAGTAAGGCAGCAACTAAATCTGATCGTGAAGCAAAAGAGGGTAGGATCTATGCCTATATCCACTTTAATAATAAAATTGGTGTTCTGGTAGAAGTCAACTGCGAAACAGATTTTGTTGCCCGTACTCAAGATTTTGAAGATCTCTGTAAACATATCGCCATGCATATTGCAGCAGCAGCACCAATTGCTGTTAGTGAAGCAGATATTGATCCTCAAATCATTTCTCAAGAAAAAGAGATCTATTACAATAAAGCCATCAATGATGGAAAACCGGAAAATATAGCTGTAAAAATTGCTGATGGTCAGGTACAGAAATATCTCAAACAGAATTGTCTACTGTTCCAAGAAGATTATCGTGAAGCTGATAGAACGATACAAGATGTAATCAATGAATCAATAGCTAAAATGGGTGAAAATATCCAAATCGCTAGATTCGCCAGATATTCATTAGGTGAATAA
- the rpsB gene encoding 30S ribosomal protein S2 produces the protein MSVVLMKQLLESGVHFGHQTHKWNPKMKKYIFIKRNGIHIIDLKQTVDAINESYMFIKEIAAKGKHILFVGTKKQSKDAIEAAAQKCGAFYVSNRWYGGMLTNMATIRRSISKLDYYEQIVEDGTINSFTKLEATRMKRKYDKIVTALGGIRGMDTIPGAVIVIDTIHEEIAVHEARKLGIPIVGMVDTNSDPDLIDYVIPANDDAIRAIYLITDIIANAVIEGRQIMMEGSAELTKEEAGEQETDAESEKPVKDDIVDEELLSEIEREFEEEDVVALKGEDEIEVKKEVMTEHQSDSKKGKVTIEETIESDEPAKKPRKTKATPAKKKTESSETAEKTATE, from the coding sequence ATGTCAGTTGTATTAATGAAACAATTATTAGAATCGGGTGTTCACTTTGGTCATCAGACCCATAAGTGGAACCCAAAAATGAAGAAATACATTTTTATCAAACGAAACGGCATCCACATAATAGATCTAAAACAAACGGTAGATGCTATCAACGAATCTTATATGTTTATTAAAGAGATTGCTGCCAAAGGCAAACATATCCTCTTTGTCGGCACTAAAAAACAATCCAAAGATGCTATTGAAGCTGCTGCACAAAAATGCGGTGCTTTTTATGTTAGCAACCGATGGTATGGTGGAATGCTAACTAATATGGCTACTATTCGTCGTTCTATTAGTAAGCTTGATTATTATGAACAGATAGTTGAAGATGGAACTATCAATAGTTTCACTAAATTAGAAGCCACAAGGATGAAAAGAAAATATGACAAAATTGTAACGGCTCTTGGTGGTATTCGTGGAATGGATACTATACCGGGTGCTGTAATCGTTATAGATACAATTCACGAAGAGATCGCGGTACATGAAGCGAGAAAACTTGGTATCCCAATAGTCGGTATGGTTGATACTAACAGTGACCCTGATTTGATTGATTACGTAATTCCTGCTAATGATGATGCTATCAGAGCAATTTATCTGATTACAGATATTATTGCCAATGCTGTTATTGAGGGAAGACAAATCATGATGGAAGGGAGTGCTGAACTAACAAAGGAAGAAGCGGGAGAACAAGAAACTGACGCTGAATCTGAAAAACCAGTAAAAGATGATATCGTTGATGAGGAATTACTCTCAGAAATTGAAAGAGAATTTGAAGAAGAAGATGTAGTAGCACTTAAGGGTGAAGATGAAATAGAAGTAAAGAAAGAAGTCATGACAGAACATCAATCTGATTCTAAGAAAGGTAAAGTAACAATTGAAGAAACTATAGAATCAGATGAACCTGCAAAAAAACCTCGTAAAACTAAAGCTACTCCAGCAAAGAAAAAAACTGAAAGCTCTGAAACAGCTGAAAAGACAGCAACAGAATAA
- the rpsI gene encoding 30S ribosomal protein S9, with translation MQYFDAVGRRKTSVARVRLTPGTGKRLINNQQIKNYLNRETLEMIVEQPLEIVQLANKLDLKVNVVGGGLSGQAGAIRHGIARALIKYDESLRPELKKRGLLTRDPRMVERKKSGRPKARKRFQFSKR, from the coding sequence ATGCAGTATTTTGATGCAGTAGGTCGCAGAAAGACATCTGTCGCTCGTGTTCGCCTGACACCTGGAACAGGTAAAAGATTGATCAATAATCAACAGATAAAGAATTATCTTAATCGCGAAACTTTAGAAATGATTGTTGAACAACCATTAGAAATTGTCCAATTAGCTAATAAATTAGATTTAAAGGTTAATGTTGTTGGTGGCGGTTTATCAGGTCAAGCAGGAGCCATTAGACACGGAATAGCACGCGCATTGATAAAATACGACGAAAGTCTTCGCCCGGAATTAAAAAAGAGGGGCTTACTCACCAGAGATCCACGAATGGTTGAGAGAAAGAAGAGCGGACGTCCAAAAGCACGTAAGAGATTCCAGTTCTCTAAACGTTAA
- the rplM gene encoding 50S ribosomal protein L13, whose translation MKTLTPKQDQIIQDWFLIDAEGQTLGRLSTKIAGLLRGKHKPYFAPHLDTGDFVVVINAEKVRLTGNKELQKTYPSYSGYPGGYKEIPFARLQSKKPEEIIIQAVKGMLPKNPLGRKLIQKLKVYSGADHPHTAQKPKTIS comes from the coding sequence ATGAAAACGCTTACACCAAAGCAGGACCAAATAATCCAAGATTGGTTTCTAATCGATGCTGAAGGTCAAACTTTGGGCAGATTATCAACAAAAATTGCCGGTTTGCTGCGCGGAAAACATAAACCATATTTTGCACCACATCTGGATACCGGAGACTTTGTTGTGGTAATAAATGCTGAAAAAGTACGGTTAACAGGTAACAAAGAATTACAAAAAACTTATCCGAGTTACAGTGGTTATCCGGGAGGATATAAAGAAATTCCTTTTGCTCGTCTGCAAAGCAAGAAACCGGAAGAAATTATTATCCAAGCAGTAAAAGGAATGTTACCCAAGAACCCTCTGGGAAGAAAATTGATCCAGAAACTAAAAGTATATTCGGGAGCTGATCATCCGCATACAGCTCAGAAGCCGAAAACAATCTCGTGA
- the groL gene encoding chaperonin GroEL (60 kDa chaperone family; promotes refolding of misfolded polypeptides especially under stressful conditions; forms two stacked rings of heptamers to form a barrel-shaped 14mer; ends can be capped by GroES; misfolded proteins enter the barrel where they are refolded when GroES binds), which translates to MAKQMKFGHESRNAIKAGVDKLADAVKVTLGPRGRNVVLDKKFGSPTITNDGVTIAKEIELEDPFENMGAQLCKEVAEKTHDIAGDGTTTATLLTQAIIEEGLKHVTAGVNPMYLKRGLEKALKVIVEAIKKSSKEIASSEEIAQIASISANNDPEIGKLIAEAMESVGNEGIINVEEAKSITTYMEKVEGMQFDRGYVSPYFVTDTDKMISELDDPYILLYDKKITVMKDLLPILQEIAQSGKPLLIISEDIEGEALATLVVNKLRGTINVAAVKAPGFGDRRKAMMEDIAILTGGTVISEELGRKLDSVTMQDLGTAKKVIVEKENTIIREGAGSKANIDARIKQIKSQIEDTTSDYDREKLQERLAKLSSGVAVIKIGAATETEMKEKKARVDDALHATRAAVEEGIVTGGGVCLIHAAKAIDTLNFSNHEEKVAADILKKALLVPAFRIATNAGEEGAVVVEKLKNSDDVHFGFNADNGKFEDIYKAGIIDPAKVVRSAVQNAISISGLFLTTECIITEIKEPEPPAPPGGMGPGMGGMY; encoded by the coding sequence ATGGCAAAGCAAATGAAATTTGGTCACGAATCACGAAATGCAATCAAAGCAGGTGTTGATAAACTGGCGGATGCAGTAAAAGTTACATTAGGACCTCGAGGAAGGAATGTCGTATTAGATAAGAAATTCGGCTCACCAACGATTACTAATGATGGAGTAACCATAGCCAAGGAGATTGAATTAGAAGATCCTTTTGAAAATATGGGAGCCCAGCTTTGTAAGGAAGTGGCTGAGAAGACACACGATATAGCCGGAGACGGAACAACAACGGCAACCCTTTTAACCCAGGCAATAATCGAAGAGGGATTGAAACATGTTACTGCCGGAGTTAATCCGATGTACTTGAAAAGGGGATTAGAAAAAGCGCTAAAAGTGATTGTCGAAGCAATCAAGAAATCAAGTAAAGAAATAGCTAGCTCAGAAGAGATAGCCCAAATCGCTTCGATATCGGCAAATAATGATCCTGAAATTGGCAAACTCATCGCTGAAGCAATGGAGTCGGTTGGCAATGAAGGTATAATCAATGTCGAAGAAGCAAAATCAATCACAACATACATGGAGAAGGTTGAAGGTATGCAGTTTGATCGGGGTTATGTATCTCCTTACTTTGTTACTGATACCGATAAAATGATCTCAGAACTCGACGATCCTTATATTCTTTTATACGATAAGAAAATCACCGTTATGAAAGACCTGCTTCCAATCCTGCAAGAAATTGCCCAATCCGGAAAACCGCTCTTGATTATTTCTGAAGATATCGAAGGTGAAGCACTGGCAACTTTGGTTGTCAACAAACTTCGCGGAACTATTAATGTTGCCGCTGTGAAAGCTCCCGGATTTGGAGACCGTCGTAAAGCGATGATGGAAGATATTGCCATTCTTACTGGTGGTACAGTCATTTCTGAAGAGTTGGGACGTAAACTTGATAGTGTAACTATGCAGGATTTAGGAACAGCAAAAAAGGTTATCGTAGAAAAAGAAAATACTATTATCAGAGAAGGTGCTGGATCAAAAGCTAATATTGATGCCCGAATCAAACAGATCAAATCTCAAATCGAGGATACAACATCCGATTATGACCGTGAGAAACTACAAGAGCGATTAGCAAAATTGAGCTCCGGTGTCGCTGTTATCAAAATCGGTGCTGCTACTGAAACTGAGATGAAAGAGAAGAAAGCTCGTGTTGATGATGCTTTACATGCTACTAGAGCAGCAGTGGAAGAAGGAATTGTTACTGGTGGTGGTGTTTGTTTAATTCATGCGGCTAAAGCAATAGATACACTCAATTTTAGTAATCATGAAGAAAAAGTTGCTGCCGATATATTAAAGAAGGCACTTTTAGTTCCGGCTTTCAGAATTGCTACAAATGCTGGCGAGGAAGGAGCAGTCGTCGTGGAAAAACTCAAAAACAGTGACGATGTGCACTTTGGTTTCAATGCCGATAATGGTAAGTTTGAAGATATCTATAAAGCCGGTATAATTGATCCGGCAAAAGTAGTCCGCTCTGCTGTACAGAATGCTATCAGTATTTCAGGATTATTCCTGACAACAGAATGTATCATAACTGAGATAAAGGAACCAGAACCACCGGCACCTCCGGGAGGAATGGGTCCCGGAATGGGCGGAATGTATTAA
- a CDS encoding L,D-transpeptidase family protein: protein MILASENEVLIPDSFLNLYLAEQNEWTVFIAELTTQKAYLISFSKEPILSQIIREFPISSGKQKGAKRSEWDLRTPEGFYQIIQFRQQHTLEDKFGTGAFILNYPNEIDKILVKTGGGIWIHGTDRNDFINFDSEGCIRLKNEDLTFLTKYLNPGQNPVFIVDKIEWKSETDLIRKKDQIKQRINDWISSQKGQDIFRYLDFYHPTFYSSTLKMDIGRWTIHSRDKMRENRLNDIIIKDMKIIYQNNYLLIQGVEEHTTELNTDSVSKHILWQYIDQQWFIVNEDVIEK from the coding sequence ATGATTCTAGCGTCAGAGAATGAGGTTTTGATACCCGATTCATTCTTAAACCTTTACCTTGCCGAGCAGAACGAGTGGACAGTATTTATTGCTGAACTGACTACACAAAAAGCTTATTTAATATCCTTTTCAAAAGAACCTATCTTGTCTCAGATCATCAGAGAGTTTCCCATTTCTTCTGGAAAACAAAAAGGCGCTAAAAGAAGTGAATGGGATCTAAGAACCCCCGAAGGATTTTATCAGATTATTCAATTTCGTCAACAACACACTCTGGAAGATAAGTTTGGGACAGGTGCTTTTATCCTCAATTATCCAAATGAAATAGATAAAATCCTTGTGAAAACCGGTGGTGGGATCTGGATTCATGGTACCGATAGAAACGATTTTATCAACTTTGATTCTGAAGGTTGTATCCGTCTGAAAAATGAAGATCTGACTTTTCTTACAAAATATCTCAACCCGGGGCAAAATCCAGTCTTTATTGTTGATAAAATCGAATGGAAGAGTGAGACTGATCTTATAAGAAAAAAAGATCAGATAAAACAGAGAATCAATGATTGGATTTCATCTCAAAAGGGACAGGATATCTTCCGGTATTTGGATTTTTACCATCCGACATTTTACTCATCTACTTTAAAAATGGATATCGGCAGGTGGACAATTCACAGTAGAGACAAAATGCGGGAAAACAGACTTAATGACATTATTATTAAAGATATGAAGATCATCTATCAGAATAATTATCTGCTAATCCAAGGTGTTGAAGAACACACAACCGAATTAAATACTGATTCCGTGAGTAAGCATATCCTCTGGCAATATATTGATCAACAATGGTTTATTGTTAACGAAGATGTCATAGAAAAGTGA